In the Arachis ipaensis cultivar K30076 chromosome B10, Araip1.1, whole genome shotgun sequence genome, one interval contains:
- the LOC107623105 gene encoding E3 ubiquitin-protein ligase rnf213-alpha isoform X2 produces the protein MVDSPLKTSATMEELKLPSKQSLEGKEKEQGEAAEHSSVKNDTTAKEINPSRDRKRWRKKEKKQGEAAEHKGYQFSVDISSVKKDTTVKETDAPSEKINSSPKPKRERKEKKPVEAVEHKDQGPDVSLGKSTPNTDMDNEFSNIDATREDVSSSSKRKRKRKKKKQEKAVEDKGPRASLDKNSQKIDDTAEDSLNISPALPNPLGSQDIVECSSKKRNKRRKRQKTKYNALESIVNTNDVPKDTFSSKFCTPALHMPSEHPIQFGSTDSIRGKSCAETNICQQDNDKGDQHIPIKEAENTNGEHVVQDISRSYNSKNKLLILDMNGLLADFAKKVPQGSKSPDFKIYGGRKGSIKVFKRPFCDEFIQFCLDRFHVGVWSSRKKKKLGTAVNKIFGESASKLLFRWDQSHCTKTGSCTLEDKGKPIVFKELRKLWEKVDASLPWKKGEFNESNTLLLDDSPYKALLNPRNTAIFPNPYHFDDVDDTSLGLGSDLHMYLEGLAGAENVQEYVASHPFGQEAITETHRSWNFYRKVIEAVKRNKIAAQMRAMSRGQLQSSTVTGENTVHLLPAAGDPPQEPTTLVASATDDPQLTKAPPPPTTRDPLQLTDPVPLPSTATAAMLP, from the exons ATGGTTGATTCTCCTCTAAAGACTAGTGCTACTATGGAGGAATTAAAATTACCATCCAAGCAGAGTCTGGAAGGAAAGGAAAAGGAACAAGGTGAAGCTGCTGAACATTCTTCTGTGAAGAATGATACTACTGCAAAAGAAATCAATCCATCACGGGATCGGAAAAGgtggagaaagaaagagaagaaacaagGTGAAGCTGCTGAGCATAAAGGTTATCAGTTTTCAGTGGATATTTCTTCTGTGAAGAAAGATACTACTGTAAAGGAG ACTGATGCCCCTTCTGAGAAGATAAATTCATCACCGAAGCCGAAAAGggaaagaaaggagaagaaaccgGTTGAAGCTGTTGAGCATAAAGATCAAGGTCCTGATGTTTCACTTGGTAAATCTACTCCAAATACTGATATGGATAATGAATTTTCTAATATTGATGCTACTAGAGAGGATGTAAGTTCATCATCGAAGCGGaaaaggaagagaaagaagaagaaacaagaaaaagcTGTTGAAGATAAAGGCCCTCGTGCTTCACTGGATAAGAATTCTCAGAAGATTGATGATACCGCAGAGGATTCGTTAAACATATCCCCAGCTTTACCTAATCCTTTAGGCTCCCAAGATATTGTAGAATGTAGTTCTAAGAAGAGAAACAAAAGAAGGAAACGGCAGAAGACAAAATATAATGCTCTTGAAAGCATTGTTAACACTAATGATGTGCCAAAAGATACCTTTTCATCAAAATTTTGTACACCtgccttgcatatgccttcagaACATCCAATTCAATTTGGGTCCACTGATTCTATAAGAGGAAAATCTTGTGCAGAGACAAATATTTGTCAGCAAGACAATGACAAGGGGGATCAGCATATACCAATAAAGGAAGCGGAAAACACCAATGGGGAGCATGTTGTTCAAGACATAAGCCGGTCCTACAACTCAAAGAATAAGCTTCTTATCCTTGATATGAATGGACTTCTAGCTGACTTTGCCAAAAAGGTTCCTCAAGGAAGTAAAAGTCCGGATTTTAAAATTTATGGGGGAAGAAAAGGGTCGATAAAAG TTTTCAAGAGGCCCTTCTGTGATGAGTTTATACAGTTTTGTCTTGACAGGTTTCATGTGGGTGTTTGGTCATCTAGAAAGAA GAAAAAGCTTGGTACAGCAGTCAACAAAATTTTTGGGGAATCAGCATCCAAACTGCTCTTTCGATGG GATCAGTCCCACTGTACGAAAACAGGATCTTGTACCCTTGAGGACAAAGGCAAGCCAATTGTGTTCAAGGAACTTCGAAAGTTATGGGAAAAAGTGGATGCCAGTCTTCCATGGAAGAAGGGAGAGTTTAATGAGTCAAACACATTATTGTTGGATGACTCCCCTTACAAAGCATTACTGAATCCT AGGAACACAGCAATATTTCCCAATCCTTACCATTTTGATGATGTTGATGACACATCATTAG GGCTGGGAAGTGATCTTCATATGTACCTTGAAGGGCTGGCTGGGGCTGAGAATGTTCAAGAGTATGTGGCATCACATCCATTTGGCCAAGAGGCCATAACCGAAACACACCGGTCTTGGAATTTCTATCGCAAAGTTATTGAAGCAGTTAAACGCAACAAAATTGCTGCTCAGATGCGGG CTATGTCTAGGGGACAATTGCAGAGCTCCACCGTAACAGGCGAAAATACTGTCCATTTGCTTCCTGCTGCCGGTGATCCTCCACAAGAGCCCACAACACTTGTTGCTAGCGCCACCGATGATCCACAGTTGACCAAGGCGCCACCACCTCCCACTACCCGAGATCCACTACAATTGACTGATCCAGTGCCACTTCCTTCCACAGCCACTGCGGCAATGCTTCCTTAA
- the LOC107623105 gene encoding uncharacterized protein LOC107623105 isoform X3, with the protein MVDSPLKTSATMEELKLPSKQSLEGKEKEQGEAAEHSSVKNDTTAKEINPSRDRKRWRKKEKKQGEAAEHKGYQFSVDNCSPQTDAPSEKINSSPKPKRERKEKKPVEAVEHKDQGPDVSLGKSTPNTDMDNEFSNIDATREDVSSSSKRKRKRKKKKQEKAVEDKGPRASLDKNSQKIDDTAEDSLNISPALPNPLGSQDIVECSSKKRNKRRKRQKTKYNALESIVNTNDVPKDTFSSKFCTPALHMPSEHPIQFGSTDSIRGKSCAETNICQQDNDKGDQHIPIKEAENTNGEHVVQDISRSYNSKNKLLILDMNGLLADFAKKVPQGSKSPDFKIYGGRKGSIKVFKRPFCDEFIQFCLDRFHVGVWSSRKKKKLGTAVNKIFGESASKLLFRWDQSHCTKTGSCTLEDKGKPIVFKELRKLWEKVDASLPWKKGEFNESNTLLLDDSPYKALLNPRNTAIFPNPYHFDDVDDTSLGLGSDLHMYLEGLAGAENVQEYVASHPFGQEAITETHRSWNFYRKVIEAVKRNKIAAQMRAMSRGQLQSSTVTGENTVHLLPAAGDPPQEPTTLVASATDDPQLTKAPPPPTTRDPLQLTDPVPLPSTATAAMLP; encoded by the exons ATGGTTGATTCTCCTCTAAAGACTAGTGCTACTATGGAGGAATTAAAATTACCATCCAAGCAGAGTCTGGAAGGAAAGGAAAAGGAACAAGGTGAAGCTGCTGAACATTCTTCTGTGAAGAATGATACTACTGCAAAAGAAATCAATCCATCACGGGATCGGAAAAGgtggagaaagaaagagaagaaacaagGTGAAGCTGCTGAGCATAAAGGTTATCAGTTTTCAG TGGATAATTGTTCGCCACAGACTGATGCCCCTTCTGAGAAGATAAATTCATCACCGAAGCCGAAAAGggaaagaaaggagaagaaaccgGTTGAAGCTGTTGAGCATAAAGATCAAGGTCCTGATGTTTCACTTGGTAAATCTACTCCAAATACTGATATGGATAATGAATTTTCTAATATTGATGCTACTAGAGAGGATGTAAGTTCATCATCGAAGCGGaaaaggaagagaaagaagaagaaacaagaaaaagcTGTTGAAGATAAAGGCCCTCGTGCTTCACTGGATAAGAATTCTCAGAAGATTGATGATACCGCAGAGGATTCGTTAAACATATCCCCAGCTTTACCTAATCCTTTAGGCTCCCAAGATATTGTAGAATGTAGTTCTAAGAAGAGAAACAAAAGAAGGAAACGGCAGAAGACAAAATATAATGCTCTTGAAAGCATTGTTAACACTAATGATGTGCCAAAAGATACCTTTTCATCAAAATTTTGTACACCtgccttgcatatgccttcagaACATCCAATTCAATTTGGGTCCACTGATTCTATAAGAGGAAAATCTTGTGCAGAGACAAATATTTGTCAGCAAGACAATGACAAGGGGGATCAGCATATACCAATAAAGGAAGCGGAAAACACCAATGGGGAGCATGTTGTTCAAGACATAAGCCGGTCCTACAACTCAAAGAATAAGCTTCTTATCCTTGATATGAATGGACTTCTAGCTGACTTTGCCAAAAAGGTTCCTCAAGGAAGTAAAAGTCCGGATTTTAAAATTTATGGGGGAAGAAAAGGGTCGATAAAAG TTTTCAAGAGGCCCTTCTGTGATGAGTTTATACAGTTTTGTCTTGACAGGTTTCATGTGGGTGTTTGGTCATCTAGAAAGAA GAAAAAGCTTGGTACAGCAGTCAACAAAATTTTTGGGGAATCAGCATCCAAACTGCTCTTTCGATGG GATCAGTCCCACTGTACGAAAACAGGATCTTGTACCCTTGAGGACAAAGGCAAGCCAATTGTGTTCAAGGAACTTCGAAAGTTATGGGAAAAAGTGGATGCCAGTCTTCCATGGAAGAAGGGAGAGTTTAATGAGTCAAACACATTATTGTTGGATGACTCCCCTTACAAAGCATTACTGAATCCT AGGAACACAGCAATATTTCCCAATCCTTACCATTTTGATGATGTTGATGACACATCATTAG GGCTGGGAAGTGATCTTCATATGTACCTTGAAGGGCTGGCTGGGGCTGAGAATGTTCAAGAGTATGTGGCATCACATCCATTTGGCCAAGAGGCCATAACCGAAACACACCGGTCTTGGAATTTCTATCGCAAAGTTATTGAAGCAGTTAAACGCAACAAAATTGCTGCTCAGATGCGGG CTATGTCTAGGGGACAATTGCAGAGCTCCACCGTAACAGGCGAAAATACTGTCCATTTGCTTCCTGCTGCCGGTGATCCTCCACAAGAGCCCACAACACTTGTTGCTAGCGCCACCGATGATCCACAGTTGACCAAGGCGCCACCACCTCCCACTACCCGAGATCCACTACAATTGACTGATCCAGTGCCACTTCCTTCCACAGCCACTGCGGCAATGCTTCCTTAA
- the LOC107623105 gene encoding uncharacterized protein LOC107623105 isoform X1, translating into MVDSPLKTSATMEELKLPSKQSLEGKEKEQGEAAEHSSVKNDTTAKEINPSRDRKRWRKKEKKQGEAAEHKGYQFSVDISSVKKDTTVKEVDSLLCKNVDPKNKGPNVSLDNCSPQTDAPSEKINSSPKPKRERKEKKPVEAVEHKDQGPDVSLGKSTPNTDMDNEFSNIDATREDVSSSSKRKRKRKKKKQEKAVEDKGPRASLDKNSQKIDDTAEDSLNISPALPNPLGSQDIVECSSKKRNKRRKRQKTKYNALESIVNTNDVPKDTFSSKFCTPALHMPSEHPIQFGSTDSIRGKSCAETNICQQDNDKGDQHIPIKEAENTNGEHVVQDISRSYNSKNKLLILDMNGLLADFAKKVPQGSKSPDFKIYGGRKGSIKVFKRPFCDEFIQFCLDRFHVGVWSSRKKKKLGTAVNKIFGESASKLLFRWDQSHCTKTGSCTLEDKGKPIVFKELRKLWEKVDASLPWKKGEFNESNTLLLDDSPYKALLNPRNTAIFPNPYHFDDVDDTSLGLGSDLHMYLEGLAGAENVQEYVASHPFGQEAITETHRSWNFYRKVIEAVKRNKIAAQMRAMSRGQLQSSTVTGENTVHLLPAAGDPPQEPTTLVASATDDPQLTKAPPPPTTRDPLQLTDPVPLPSTATAAMLP; encoded by the exons ATGGTTGATTCTCCTCTAAAGACTAGTGCTACTATGGAGGAATTAAAATTACCATCCAAGCAGAGTCTGGAAGGAAAGGAAAAGGAACAAGGTGAAGCTGCTGAACATTCTTCTGTGAAGAATGATACTACTGCAAAAGAAATCAATCCATCACGGGATCGGAAAAGgtggagaaagaaagagaagaaacaagGTGAAGCTGCTGAGCATAAAGGTTATCAGTTTTCAGTGGATATTTCTTCTGTGAAGAAAGATACTACTGTAAAGGAGGTAGATTCATTGCTATGTAAAAATGTTGATCCTAAAAACAAAGGTCCTAATGTTTCGCTGGATAATTGTTCGCCACAGACTGATGCCCCTTCTGAGAAGATAAATTCATCACCGAAGCCGAAAAGggaaagaaaggagaagaaaccgGTTGAAGCTGTTGAGCATAAAGATCAAGGTCCTGATGTTTCACTTGGTAAATCTACTCCAAATACTGATATGGATAATGAATTTTCTAATATTGATGCTACTAGAGAGGATGTAAGTTCATCATCGAAGCGGaaaaggaagagaaagaagaagaaacaagaaaaagcTGTTGAAGATAAAGGCCCTCGTGCTTCACTGGATAAGAATTCTCAGAAGATTGATGATACCGCAGAGGATTCGTTAAACATATCCCCAGCTTTACCTAATCCTTTAGGCTCCCAAGATATTGTAGAATGTAGTTCTAAGAAGAGAAACAAAAGAAGGAAACGGCAGAAGACAAAATATAATGCTCTTGAAAGCATTGTTAACACTAATGATGTGCCAAAAGATACCTTTTCATCAAAATTTTGTACACCtgccttgcatatgccttcagaACATCCAATTCAATTTGGGTCCACTGATTCTATAAGAGGAAAATCTTGTGCAGAGACAAATATTTGTCAGCAAGACAATGACAAGGGGGATCAGCATATACCAATAAAGGAAGCGGAAAACACCAATGGGGAGCATGTTGTTCAAGACATAAGCCGGTCCTACAACTCAAAGAATAAGCTTCTTATCCTTGATATGAATGGACTTCTAGCTGACTTTGCCAAAAAGGTTCCTCAAGGAAGTAAAAGTCCGGATTTTAAAATTTATGGGGGAAGAAAAGGGTCGATAAAAG TTTTCAAGAGGCCCTTCTGTGATGAGTTTATACAGTTTTGTCTTGACAGGTTTCATGTGGGTGTTTGGTCATCTAGAAAGAA GAAAAAGCTTGGTACAGCAGTCAACAAAATTTTTGGGGAATCAGCATCCAAACTGCTCTTTCGATGG GATCAGTCCCACTGTACGAAAACAGGATCTTGTACCCTTGAGGACAAAGGCAAGCCAATTGTGTTCAAGGAACTTCGAAAGTTATGGGAAAAAGTGGATGCCAGTCTTCCATGGAAGAAGGGAGAGTTTAATGAGTCAAACACATTATTGTTGGATGACTCCCCTTACAAAGCATTACTGAATCCT AGGAACACAGCAATATTTCCCAATCCTTACCATTTTGATGATGTTGATGACACATCATTAG GGCTGGGAAGTGATCTTCATATGTACCTTGAAGGGCTGGCTGGGGCTGAGAATGTTCAAGAGTATGTGGCATCACATCCATTTGGCCAAGAGGCCATAACCGAAACACACCGGTCTTGGAATTTCTATCGCAAAGTTATTGAAGCAGTTAAACGCAACAAAATTGCTGCTCAGATGCGGG CTATGTCTAGGGGACAATTGCAGAGCTCCACCGTAACAGGCGAAAATACTGTCCATTTGCTTCCTGCTGCCGGTGATCCTCCACAAGAGCCCACAACACTTGTTGCTAGCGCCACCGATGATCCACAGTTGACCAAGGCGCCACCACCTCCCACTACCCGAGATCCACTACAATTGACTGATCCAGTGCCACTTCCTTCCACAGCCACTGCGGCAATGCTTCCTTAA